ATCTGTCCAAATCCGGTCGACAAGGTCTCCACGGGTCATGGTTCGACCACGATTTTCAACAAGCAGACGCAGTAATTTTTGTTCTGTTTTACTCAATTCCACTTTTGAATCTCCCACATAAAAGGTCATAGCCTCAAAGTCAAAGTGAAATAGATCCATATGGAACGGCGCATTTTTATGGCTTGACGCTTGCTTTCGCAGTTGGGTATTCACCCTTGCCCGCAAAACCGAAAGAGAGAAGGGCTTGGTAATGTAATCATCAGCGCCCCTCTCCAGTCCGTCTACGATGTCCAGATCGGTGTCGTTGGCAGTCAGCAGAATAACAGGAATATAGGGTGTGTTTTCCTTGACCTCCCGGAGCAGCTCGAGCCCGCTGCCATCCGGCAGATTGATATCCAGCAGGATCATGGATACACCGCCGCAAAGAAGCTGTTCCTTCGCCGTTTTTAGGTCTTGGCAGGATATAATCTGACGGTCATCTGCTTTCAGTGCTTTACTTAAACCCTGATTCAACCCTATATCATCTTCAATAATCAATAATTGTTCCATGTATCTCACTCCCTCGTTATTCAAAGGCCACCATTATTTCCTTGGGTAATTTTTCGTTCTCACAGTTCAGAAGATAGGCGATTGCTCTGCTTGCAAATTTGTTTGTTTTCACTGTATCCCAATCGGCAAGCAAAATGACCTCTGCCTTGCCGTTCTCAAAATCTAATGATATTTCGCCCCATTCGCCGTCGCAGTCTGCCTGATATTCGTAGATTGCGGCGGCGATTTTCTTTTTTTCGCTTGATCTTGGATTTCTGTTTTAGCCGGACTGCATGGATTGCGCCCTCGGCAACCAACAATTCCGTCAACTTGTCCACTGCTTTTCGGTAGGCTCGTTCTGCACCGCTGGCAGTACTGCCCTCAAACATAACCGCCAGTTCTTCAAAGGTGGGGCGGTCTTTCCATGAGCTGACACGCCCACAGGTCATGCAAATTGCTAACCGTTTTTCGAGCAAGGTCTGTTCCCGGTAATTCAGTTTCTCAAATGCCCGCTGCACCTTTTCTGCCTGTATGCCGTTCCAGAGGATATCGGTATAGTTCCAGCTATCGTCAAGGGCTACATCCTCGCCTGTTTCTTCGCCGTCCTCGTCTGTGACATAGAAAGGCTGCTGATTGCGGATTCCACGGACAACTTTCAGATATTCTTCCGCAAGGGCAAGATCGCAGTTGTATTTCTTGGAAAATTCGTTGACCGCATCCTTGGTATTGTGGTACAGCCAAGCCATTGACCGCACCATTTTGTAATTGGTCAGAGAGGACACCGACCATTTTTCTTCGCCCATGCGAAAACGGAGCATAGCATCCCGGATGAACGGGAAAATGTATGTAGCATACTCTGCACCCCTTGGCAAGGTCATAGTCCATCAGCTTTTGGAGCATTTGCTCCCGGCAGGAGAGCTTTATATCTATAAATCGGTCTGTGTCGTACAGATCGCCGCCATCCACACCGAGAAAGTCTTTGATGCGCTTGTTAAGCTGCGGCTCGTAGTGGTGTAGGAAGAATGAGAAATATATCAAATTCTTTTCCTGCAAGGCAGACAGGATATATTCGTTCAGATTGCCCACCGCTGGAGGCTCCGGTTCCAGTTGAAAGATGCGCTCTGCCGCATAAGGAATGATGCCGTCACCGTGCGGATTGACAGCGTGTTTTGGTATGTATCCGGTCATGTCCCATGAAAAATCACTCAGCATAGCGCACCTCCCTTCTCATTTCTATAAGAATCCCTTAAGACATTCTTTCATAAAAAGCATGAAGTATTTCTGCCAATTCCTGCGGTGATTCAATATTAACTTCATGTCCGGCACCAATAATCGTTTTTAATTCCACGTTCTTAAGCAATTCTGCCAATTCAATAGAAGCATTTTTATTCGC
Above is a window of Oscillospiraceae bacterium NTUH-002-81 DNA encoding:
- a CDS encoding response regulator transcription factor codes for the protein MEQLLIIEDDIGLNQGLSKALKADDRQIISCQDLKTAKEQLLCGGVSMILLDINLPDGSGLELLREVKENTPYIPVILLTANDTDLDIVDGLERGADDYITKPFSLSVLRARVNTQLRKQASSHKNAPFHMDLFHFDFEAMTFYVGDSKVELSKTEQKLLRLLVENRGRTMTRGDLVDRIWTDGAEYVDENALSVTIKRLRDKLGAQKYIKTVYGIGYSWVTKDE
- a CDS encoding alpha/beta hydrolase, with translation MLYGEKDTANKNASIELAELLKNVELKTIIGAGHEVNIESPQELAEILHAFYERMS